A single region of the Thioalkalivibrio nitratireducens DSM 14787 genome encodes:
- the nirD gene encoding nitrite reductase small subunit NirD, whose translation MNWVKLGALETIPRLGARVVAGPNGDIAVFRTAADGVFALADRCPHKGGPLSQGIVHGERVTCPLHNWVIDLASGSATGPDTGCTGAYRVRVDQGQVWLDLDPVVSAPVHAAAADPEEAAEAGTQAPTPAQREAV comes from the coding sequence ATGAACTGGGTGAAACTGGGCGCGCTGGAGACGATTCCGCGGCTCGGTGCGCGGGTGGTCGCAGGCCCGAACGGCGACATCGCGGTGTTCCGCACCGCGGCCGACGGGGTATTCGCACTGGCCGACCGCTGCCCGCACAAGGGCGGGCCGTTGTCGCAGGGCATTGTGCACGGCGAGCGGGTGACCTGCCCGCTGCACAACTGGGTGATCGATCTGGCCTCGGGATCCGCGACCGGCCCCGACACCGGCTGCACCGGTGCCTACCGGGTGCGGGTCGACCAGGGGCAGGTCTGGCTGGATCTCGACCCGGTCGTCTCCGCCCCGGTCCACGCGGCCGCGGCGGATCCAGAGGAGGCAGCCGAGGCGGGGACGCAGGCCCCGACCCCGGCGCAGCGGGAGGCGGTATGA
- the nirB gene encoding nitrite reductase large subunit NirB produces the protein MLTRTGQKPRLVLVGNGMAGMRTVEELLKLKPDMYEITVFGAEPHGNYNRILLSPVLAGEKTVDEILLNDDGWYAERGIRLHKGRRVAHIHRGRREVVAEDGTREPYDRLLLATGSTPFVIPVPGHDLPGVVSFRDLQDVDAMLAASRSHRRAVVIGGGLLGLEAANGLLRQGMEVTVVHLMDTLMERQIDPPAAALLQRSLEAKGLQFRLAAQTEAILGDGRVTGVRFRDGTEVPADLVVMAVGIRPNVELAKASGIHCERGVVVNDTLQTYDPVVYAVGECVQHRGQCYGLVAPLWEQAKVCANHLAEYGIARYEGSVTATRLKVTGIDLFSAGDFLGDEHSEDLVFQDAARGVYKKLVLRDGVVRGAVLYGDTIDGSWYFQLLREGTPVNDLRDGLLFGQAHLGDSGHGDDKTRVAALPDAAEICGCNGVCKGAIVQAITEKKLFTLDDVRAHTKASSSCGSCTGLVESLLATTLGGDYSQTPAKKPVCACTEHSHDEVRAAITEQGLKTMAAVFEALDWKTPDGCHVCRPALNYYLLAAWPGEYRDDAQSRFINERAHGNIQKDGTYSVVPRIWGGVTTPTELRAIAAVAEKYRVPTVKFTGGQRIDLLGVKKKDLPAMWRDLGAAGFVSGHAYGKALRTVKTCVGSEWCRFGTQDSTGLGIQMEKLTWGSWTPHKFKMGVSGCPRNCAEATIKDLGVVCVDSGYEIHVGGNGGVKVRVTDFLCKVATEAEVLEMTGAFMQLYREEARYLERTAPWIERVGLTHVQQAIVEDADNRARLHRRFLESQGPAQVDPWAERAAGHAAQEFQPLTPIAERHEEVPA, from the coding sequence ATGCTGACCCGAACCGGACAAAAACCACGGCTGGTGCTGGTTGGCAACGGCATGGCCGGCATGCGCACCGTCGAGGAACTGCTGAAGCTGAAACCGGACATGTACGAGATCACCGTGTTCGGCGCCGAGCCGCATGGCAACTACAACCGCATCCTGCTCTCGCCGGTGCTCGCGGGCGAGAAGACCGTCGACGAGATCCTGCTGAATGACGACGGCTGGTACGCCGAGCGCGGCATCCGGCTGCACAAGGGCCGTCGGGTCGCGCACATCCACCGCGGCCGCCGCGAGGTGGTCGCGGAAGACGGCACCCGCGAACCCTATGACCGCCTGCTGCTCGCGACCGGATCGACGCCGTTCGTGATCCCGGTGCCGGGGCACGATCTGCCGGGCGTGGTCAGCTTCCGCGACCTGCAGGACGTCGATGCGATGCTTGCCGCGAGCCGCTCGCACCGCCGCGCGGTGGTGATCGGCGGCGGACTGCTTGGGCTCGAGGCCGCGAACGGCCTGCTGCGCCAGGGCATGGAGGTCACCGTGGTGCATCTGATGGACACCTTGATGGAGCGCCAGATCGATCCGCCGGCGGCGGCGCTGCTGCAGCGCTCGCTGGAGGCGAAGGGCCTGCAGTTCCGCCTCGCGGCGCAGACCGAGGCGATTCTGGGCGACGGGCGGGTCACCGGCGTGCGTTTCCGCGACGGCACCGAGGTCCCGGCCGACCTGGTGGTGATGGCGGTCGGCATCCGGCCCAACGTCGAGCTGGCGAAGGCCTCCGGGATCCATTGCGAGCGCGGCGTGGTGGTGAACGACACCCTGCAGACCTACGATCCGGTCGTGTACGCGGTCGGCGAGTGCGTGCAGCACCGTGGGCAGTGCTACGGGCTGGTGGCGCCATTGTGGGAGCAGGCGAAGGTCTGCGCGAACCACCTCGCCGAGTACGGCATCGCGCGCTACGAAGGCTCGGTGACCGCGACCCGGCTGAAGGTCACCGGCATCGACCTGTTCTCGGCCGGGGACTTCCTCGGGGACGAGCACAGCGAGGATCTCGTGTTCCAGGACGCGGCACGCGGCGTGTACAAGAAGCTGGTGCTGCGCGACGGCGTCGTGCGCGGCGCGGTGCTCTATGGCGACACGATCGACGGCTCCTGGTACTTCCAGCTGCTGCGCGAGGGCACACCGGTCAACGATCTGCGCGACGGCCTGCTGTTCGGGCAGGCGCACCTCGGCGATTCCGGGCACGGCGACGACAAGACCCGGGTCGCGGCATTGCCGGACGCCGCCGAGATCTGCGGCTGCAACGGCGTCTGCAAGGGCGCGATCGTGCAGGCGATCACCGAAAAGAAGCTGTTCACGCTCGACGACGTGCGCGCGCATACCAAGGCGTCGAGTTCCTGCGGCTCCTGCACTGGCCTGGTCGAGTCGCTGCTCGCGACCACGCTCGGTGGCGACTATTCGCAGACGCCCGCGAAGAAGCCGGTCTGCGCCTGCACCGAGCACAGCCACGACGAGGTCCGGGCCGCGATCACCGAGCAGGGTCTGAAGACGATGGCAGCGGTGTTCGAGGCGCTCGACTGGAAAACCCCGGACGGCTGTCACGTCTGCCGCCCGGCGCTGAACTACTACCTGCTCGCAGCGTGGCCAGGCGAGTACCGAGACGATGCCCAGTCGCGGTTCATCAACGAACGCGCGCACGGCAACATCCAGAAGGACGGGACCTACTCGGTGGTGCCGCGCATCTGGGGCGGGGTGACCACGCCGACCGAGTTGCGCGCGATCGCTGCCGTCGCGGAGAAGTACCGGGTGCCGACGGTCAAGTTCACCGGCGGTCAGCGCATCGACCTGCTCGGCGTGAAGAAAAAGGACCTCCCCGCGATGTGGCGCGACCTCGGTGCCGCAGGGTTCGTGTCCGGGCACGCCTACGGCAAGGCGCTGCGCACGGTGAAGACCTGCGTCGGTTCCGAATGGTGCCGCTTCGGCACCCAGGACTCGACCGGTCTCGGCATTCAGATGGAGAAACTGACCTGGGGATCCTGGACCCCGCACAAGTTCAAGATGGGCGTCTCGGGCTGCCCGCGCAACTGCGCGGAAGCGACGATCAAGGATCTCGGCGTCGTCTGTGTCGACTCGGGCTACGAGATCCATGTCGGCGGCAATGGCGGTGTGAAGGTGCGGGTCACCGACTTCCTCTGCAAGGTCGCGACCGAGGCCGAGGTGCTCGAGATGACCGGCGCGTTCATGCAGCTCTACCGCGAGGAGGCGCGCTACCTGGAGCGCACCGCGCCGTGGATCGAGCGGGTGGGGCTGACCCACGTGCAGCAGGCGATCGTCGAGGACGCGGACAACCGCGCGCGGCTGCACCGGCGCTTTCTGGAGTCCCAGGGTCCAGCGCAGGTGGACCCCTGGGCGGAACGGGCCGCGGGGCACGCGGCGCAGGAGTTCCAGCCGCTCACGCCGATCGCAGAACGCCACGAGGAGGTGCCGGCATGA